One genomic region from Salvelinus fontinalis isolate EN_2023a chromosome 18, ASM2944872v1, whole genome shotgun sequence encodes:
- the LOC129815894 gene encoding uncharacterized protein LOC129815894, with amino-acid sequence MRKTIRDVLSCKHPILYFTVMATISSVLTPCYGQIPDASTSMPKNAKIDSTIVRSGRLVVGNKVQLRRVGFEVTNDESATSDRIKTLNGSLAFEAGNRAGQPASQEWHKLDAKLQHMGPSVQCSNEAMTLRVKGGRAPHFLVDGGDGSPVFPLSRMPTHCGFSVKRSRRDVVFVAPYQGCHVTQEGGNYVLPLRLWGAPMTMSCPVAPPPPSVSCYLSGMVVKLPMAANALQVKVSGVWEPLLSISQQCGLTIEPFFGGVVFTAPYTGPCVELEDDERLLFMLSVAGEITLSCPAGLPQTEPVTSGYPLFYQWSQYHFPPYPPQPPSSPTAASTMSKHTHSPKPSRQVTPMPRKGDPQVPQTPELYLYRFPPYAPKHYFPTSAPTTSHKHTNSPQPVPQATPMPHKGDPQVPQTPELYLYRFPPYPPQQRYFPTSAPTTSPKHTNSPQPVPQATHMSPKGDHQVPQTPEFHPFYPYHFPPYPPQHYFPTSAPTTSPKHTNSPQPVTQVLHMPPKGDPQVPQTPEFHPFYPYHFPPYPPQHYFPTSAPTTSPKHTNSPQPVTQVLHMPPKGDPQVPQTPEFHPFYPYHFPPYPPQHYFPTSAPTTSPKHTNSPKPVTQVLHMPPKGYPQVPQMPDFKMFYPYHFTTYPPQPYFPSASTTTPKQTNQALHMPPKGYPQVPLSYQFPQYNFPGFFPQRSVPRAPPIIASQLDNQNNPQKYQYSDFSYRQKSATPPVTASTIPGTTPQAQPKQSFMQYDQYPMVRSGNPYGSALFPPHYGTVPYHYQGPKE; translated from the exons ATGCGAAAAACGATTAGAGATGTGCTGTCGTGTAAACATCCTATATTGTATTTTACGGTGATGGCAACGATTAGCTCTGTGTTAACCCCTTGCTATGGCCAGATTCCAGACGCAAGCACTTCAATGCCAAAAAATGCCAAAATTGATTCGACGATTGTCCGATCCGGGAGGCTTGTTGTTGGGAATAAAGTCCAACTGAGAAGGGTGGGTTTCGAAGTAACCAATGATGAATCCGCCACTTCTGATCGTATCAAGACTCTAAACGGATCTCTTGCATTTGAGGCTGGTAATCGGGCTGGACAGCCTGCATCACAAG AATGGCACAAGTTGGATGCTAAACTCCAGCACATGGGGCCATCAGTACAGTGTAGCAATGAAGCAATGACTCTTCGGGTCAAAGGGGGAAGAGCTCCACATTTTCTGGTTGATGGCG GTGATGGGTCTCCTGTGTTTCCCCTGTCCCGAATGCCAACTCACTGTGGCTTCTCTGTGAAGCGGTCACGCAGAGATgtagtgtttgtcgcaccataccaAGGCTGCCATGTCACTCAAGAG GGGGGTAACTATGTTCTGCCACTCCGTCTGTGGGGGGCACCCATGACAATGTCTTGTCCTGTTGCaccaccccctccctctgtctcctgctATTTATCTGGCATGGTGGTGAAGCTTCCCATGGCAGCAAATGCTCTTCAAGTCAAAG TGTCTGGTGTGTGGGAGCCACTTCTCTCAATCTCCCAGCAATGTGGCTTAACCATTGAGCCATTCTTTGGAGGAGTGGTGTTCACTGCACCATACACAGGACCCTGTGTGGAGTTGGAG GATGATGAGCGTTTGCTTTTTATGCTCTCGGTTGCTGGGGAGATCACCCTCTCCTGCCCTGCAGGCCTCCCTCAAACTGAACCTGTTACGTCTGGATACCCTCTGTTCTACCAGTGGTCCCAGTACCATTTCCCTCCGTATCCCCCCCAACCACCCTCTTCCCCAACAGCAGCCTCTACCATGTCTAAACACACACATTCCCCTAAACCTTCTAGGCAGGTCACGCCTATGCCACGTAAAGGAGACCCCCAGGTCCCACAAACACCTGAATTGTACCTGTACCGTTTTCCTCCGTATGCCCCTAAACACTATTTCCCGACATCAGCCCCCACTACCTCGCATAAACACACAAATTCCCCTCAACCTGTCCCCCAGGCCACGCCTATGCCACATAAAGGAGACCCCCAGGTCCCACAAACACCTGAATTGTACCTGTACCGTTTTCCTCCGTATCCCCCTCAACAACGCTATTTCCCGACATCAGCCCCCACTACCTCGCCTAAACACACCAATTCCCCTCAACCTGTCCCCCAGGCCACGCATATGTCACCTAAAGGAGACCACCAGGTCCCACAAACACCTGAATTCCACCCGTTTTACCCGTACCACTTTCCTCCGTATCCCCCTCAACACTATTTCCCGACATCAGCCCCCACTACCTCTCCTAAACACACCAATTCCCCTCAACCTGTCACCCAGGTCCTGCATATGCCACCTAAAGGAGACCCCCAGGTCCCACAAACACCTGAATTCCACCCGTTTTACCCGTACCACTTTCCTCCGTATCCCCCTCAACACTATTTCCCGACGTCAGCCCCCACTACCTCGCCTAAACACACCAATTCCCCTCAACCTGTCACCCAGGTCCTGCATATGCCACCTAAAGGAGACCCCCAGGTCCCACAAACACCTGAATTCCACCCGTTTTACCCGTACCACTTTCCTCCGTATCCCCCTCAACACTATTTCCCGACGTCAGCCCCCACTACCTCGCCTAAACACACCAATTCCCCTAAACCTGTCACCCAGGTCCTGCATATGCCACCTAAAGGATACCCCCAGGTCCCGCAAATGCCTGACTTCAAAATGTTTTACCCGTACCATTTTACTACATATCCCCCTCAACCTTATTTCCCATCAGCCTCCACTACCACCCCTAAACAAACAAATCAGGCCCTTCATATGCCTCCTAAAGGATACCCCCAGGTCCCACTGAGCTACCAGTTCCCCCAGTACAATTTCCCTGGGTTTTTCCCTCAGCGCTCTGTCCCAAGAGCACCCCCCATCATAGCCAGCCAACTGGATAACCAGAATAACCCCCAGAAATATCAGTACTCGGATTTCTCCTACCGTCAAAAGTCAGCCACTCCTCCAGTAACTGCTAGCACTATCCCTGGCACCACACCCCAGGCCCAACCCAAGCAGTCCTTCATGCAATATGACCAGTACCCGATGGTTCGCAGCGGGAATCCGTATGGCTCTGCTCTGTTCCCACCCCATTATGGAACGGTGCCGTATCATTATCAGGGGCCTAAGGAGTAA